A genome region from Nocardia sp. NBC_01730 includes the following:
- a CDS encoding SDR family oxidoreductase — protein sequence MSFIAAIAPGCADFSRAACTFADIAPGTTETAARLGAESPRTGIGAAVFAPIRPRPQCRTGSLGFARRSAKVLMSSVAVTGATGFLGLHLVRELLVRHHDLVALVRDPGALDRIARFLELVGEPPRLLDALPRRIRIVESDVSLPMLGLSRTAFHRLADEVDVIWHSAASTELHGDLESLWPINVDGTRHILELASAGQRLPLLCHVSTAFVAGARREGVVYESELNGSAGFENAYEKSKFEAETLVRDWSRRHDRAVVVARPSVLVTARPPHADLPPHTLLSLGKIIRDAATRLCGTSRAVVRVIGYPQGHLNFVPVESAAQTLARLTEAEHPRRMATYHVVHGHDVSVRVLMDLMETLAPLQMTMESSAHAERTALETFLDRSPTAAMLSHRRRYDDTRTVSLLGPPASPVRIDLDYLSAGIGAAPVAPRALRLGDGS from the coding sequence ATGTCTTTCATCGCCGCGATCGCGCCCGGATGCGCCGACTTCAGCAGGGCTGCGTGCACATTCGCAGACATTGCTCCCGGGACGACCGAGACAGCGGCCCGGCTCGGGGCCGAATCTCCTCGGACCGGCATCGGTGCGGCAGTTTTCGCACCGATCCGACCGAGACCGCAGTGCAGAACCGGTAGTCTGGGATTCGCCCGGCGGTCAGCAAAGGTCCTCATGTCTTCTGTTGCGGTTACTGGTGCGACCGGTTTTCTCGGTCTTCACCTCGTTCGTGAGTTATTGGTTCGCCATCACGATCTCGTCGCTCTGGTCCGCGATCCGGGGGCGCTGGATCGTATCGCGAGGTTTCTCGAACTCGTGGGCGAGCCGCCTCGGCTGTTGGATGCGCTGCCCCGGCGGATTCGCATCGTCGAGTCGGATGTGTCGTTGCCGATGCTCGGGTTGTCCCGCACGGCCTTCCACCGGCTGGCCGACGAGGTGGATGTCATCTGGCACAGTGCTGCCAGCACCGAACTACACGGCGACCTGGAATCGCTGTGGCCGATCAACGTGGACGGAACCCGCCACATACTCGAGCTGGCATCGGCCGGGCAACGCCTGCCGCTGCTGTGTCATGTCAGTACCGCTTTCGTGGCAGGAGCCCGTCGCGAGGGGGTGGTGTACGAGTCGGAACTGAACGGTTCGGCGGGGTTCGAAAACGCCTACGAGAAGTCCAAATTCGAGGCGGAAACGCTGGTTCGGGACTGGTCTCGCCGGCACGACCGGGCTGTGGTCGTGGCGCGTCCCAGTGTCTTGGTGACCGCCCGCCCGCCGCATGCGGATCTGCCACCGCATACCTTGTTGTCCCTCGGAAAGATCATCCGAGATGCTGCTACCCGCCTGTGCGGGACATCGCGGGCTGTGGTGCGTGTGATCGGATATCCGCAAGGGCATTTGAACTTCGTCCCGGTGGAAAGCGCCGCGCAGACCCTGGCCCGGCTGACCGAAGCAGAGCACCCCCGCCGGATGGCGACGTACCATGTCGTGCACGGGCACGACGTTTCGGTGCGAGTGCTGATGGACCTCATGGAAACTCTGGCTCCGTTGCAGATGACGATGGAATCCTCGGCGCATGCCGAACGGACCGCACTGGAAACATTCCTCGACAGGTCGCCCACCGCAGCGATGCTGAGTCATCGCCGCAGGTACGACGACACCCGGACAGTGTCACTACTCGGTCCACCCGCGTCACCGGTCCGCATCGACCTCGACTACCTGTCGGCGGGCATCGGTGCTGCCCCGGTGGCTCCGCGGGCACTCCGCCTCGGAGATGGGAGCTGA
- a CDS encoding cytochrome P450: MTFSEHLQAWIVTSYTDVRYGLAAPAISADRISPRLAQFPAGERDRFIPLYEVLSRWPLMLDNGEHARLRIPITRAMTPATVAGFRQLIRDAARSMLCEGVERGGMDIIADLALPLPLYVTLRILGVPDDAVGLLKRCAVDIVDFFGADPQAYLPRAEAAMEAVLRTSDLLCPMVHARREKPRQDLLSTLAGDPALSDDDIVAICLMMVFAGFETTSNLIGNGILLLLRHPEQLAAMRQDQQLIRGAVKEALRYESPVQRISRLTTAETILRGIRIDKGSLVYFHAGAANRDPAVFPDPDRFDIWRGSDRHLAFGYSVHTCPGSTLAQTEAEIVLDELCRVTPAVRLTGEPIRWRMNLSVRSLESLPVTFV; the protein is encoded by the coding sequence GTGACCTTCAGCGAACACCTGCAGGCCTGGATCGTCACCAGCTATACGGACGTCCGCTACGGGCTGGCCGCCCCGGCGATCTCCGCCGACCGAATCAGCCCGCGCCTGGCCCAGTTTCCCGCAGGCGAACGGGACCGGTTCATTCCGCTGTATGAGGTGTTGAGCCGCTGGCCGTTGATGCTCGATAACGGTGAACATGCTCGATTGCGGATCCCGATCACGCGGGCGATGACACCGGCGACCGTGGCGGGCTTCCGACAGCTGATCCGTGATGCAGCCCGGTCGATGCTGTGCGAGGGAGTCGAACGCGGCGGCATGGACATAATAGCGGATCTGGCTTTGCCGCTGCCGTTGTACGTGACGTTGCGGATCCTCGGTGTCCCCGACGACGCGGTGGGATTGCTGAAGCGCTGCGCTGTGGACATAGTCGACTTCTTCGGTGCGGATCCGCAGGCCTATCTACCTCGCGCAGAGGCCGCGATGGAAGCCGTTCTACGGACAAGCGACCTGCTATGTCCGATGGTGCACGCCCGGCGCGAGAAGCCGCGGCAAGATCTGCTGAGCACACTGGCGGGCGATCCAGCACTGAGCGATGACGATATCGTCGCGATCTGCCTGATGATGGTCTTCGCCGGATTCGAGACCACGAGCAATCTGATCGGCAACGGGATCCTGCTGCTGCTTCGGCATCCGGAACAGCTCGCCGCGATGCGCCAGGATCAACAGCTCATCCGCGGCGCCGTGAAGGAAGCACTCCGCTACGAAAGCCCCGTGCAGCGAATCTCTCGCCTGACGACTGCCGAGACCATCCTGCGCGGCATACGGATCGACAAGGGCAGCCTCGTGTACTTCCATGCGGGCGCAGCCAATCGGGATCCTGCGGTCTTCCCGGACCCCGATCGGTTCGACATCTGGCGCGGTAGCGACCGGCACCTCGCGTTCGGCTATTCGGTGCACACCTGCCCCGGTTCGACGCTGGCACAGACAGAAGCGGAGATCGTGCTCGACGAGTTGTGTCGCGTCACGCCCGCCGTCCGGCTCACCGGCGAGCCGATTCGATGGCGGATGAACCTGTCTGTTCGCTCGCTTGAATCGCTGCCGGTGACCTTCGTTTGA
- a CDS encoding wax ester/triacylglycerol synthase domain-containing protein, producing MVAIRSARGAAAGAVDRAFRALPPRSPDTQMLVGAVLHMDGRPPELSELRDHIAARLPVLPALTSYLPPGATRWTVSCYPDLAVHVAEWAAPGEQEDLESVVAELTRTELPDDAPHWRLWLLHGYAPRQYALLYLAHHYLQDAGGMLHTVESLFGPEIPAEASSAVYHGFTRHLPTAADFGRCLMMSVRNVRQARKWNVPHCRTTPDRTLHWSRVSADALGSIAATFDGTRNDVYIAAIAHSLAHWLDTMSDISDPPDLAFAVPANIRRPEEVDLPGNRTALTHIRLPATSLDPAQRIASTIRATMPLKSPCVRAALRVGIDHVPMWLARATVNTIAGRRRGPVGASHITLRHRLAFRDSPVTAVYPVMCAPAGTPLAVLSFTYEGYATVCFRADKGFPGLDRIHHTWRETIRTWNASPLRS from the coding sequence ATGGTCGCGATCCGCAGTGCCCGTGGGGCGGCCGCCGGAGCGGTGGACCGGGCATTCCGGGCGCTTCCGCCCCGCTCCCCCGATACGCAAATGCTTGTCGGCGCGGTCCTCCACATGGACGGTCGACCTCCAGAACTGAGCGAGCTTCGGGACCACATTGCCGCCCGATTACCCGTACTACCTGCCCTGACTTCGTATCTGCCCCCTGGAGCCACCCGGTGGACAGTCTCCTGTTACCCGGATCTCGCGGTTCATGTGGCAGAGTGGGCGGCGCCCGGTGAGCAAGAAGACTTGGAAAGTGTCGTCGCCGAGCTGACCAGGACCGAATTGCCCGACGATGCCCCGCATTGGCGACTGTGGCTGCTCCACGGCTACGCCCCACGGCAGTATGCCCTGCTGTATCTGGCCCACCACTACCTGCAGGACGCCGGAGGCATGCTGCACACGGTGGAGTCGCTGTTCGGCCCGGAAATCCCCGCGGAGGCATCCTCAGCGGTGTATCACGGTTTCACCCGACATCTCCCCACGGCGGCGGACTTTGGACGTTGTCTTATGATGTCCGTTCGCAACGTTCGGCAGGCGAGAAAGTGGAATGTGCCGCACTGTCGAACAACGCCCGATCGTACGCTTCACTGGAGCCGTGTATCCGCCGACGCGCTCGGATCGATTGCCGCGACTTTCGACGGAACCCGTAACGATGTCTACATCGCGGCCATCGCCCACAGCCTGGCGCATTGGCTGGATACGATGAGCGATATTTCCGACCCACCCGACCTGGCTTTCGCGGTGCCAGCCAATATCCGCCGGCCGGAGGAGGTGGACCTGCCGGGCAATCGAACCGCTCTTACCCACATCAGACTGCCCGCAACGTCTCTCGATCCGGCGCAACGGATAGCCAGCACGATCCGCGCGACCATGCCGCTGAAGTCTCCGTGTGTCCGAGCAGCGCTACGCGTCGGCATCGACCACGTGCCCATGTGGCTTGCACGTGCCACGGTGAACACGATCGCAGGTCGTCGACGTGGTCCTGTCGGCGCATCACATATCACTCTTCGTCATCGCCTGGCGTTTCGGGACAGCCCCGTCACCGCTGTTTACCCGGTGATGTGCGCCCCTGCGGGGACTCCGCTCGCGGTACTCTCGTTCACCTACGAGGGCTACGCCACGGTATGTTTCAGAGCGGACAAGGGCTTTCCCGGCCTCGACCGGATACACCACACGTGGCGGGAAACAATCCGAACCTGGAACGCGAGCCCGCTCCGAAGCTGA